A single window of Montipora capricornis isolate CH-2021 chromosome 14, ASM3666992v2, whole genome shotgun sequence DNA harbors:
- the LOC138031328 gene encoding uncharacterized protein, giving the protein MPPRNRISLEQRERIVRALEDVHEDYLAIAETIGVNRSTARAGNSRPYRSESSRRTLRGERAYREVCGQQGRNVTVALAISPTSGLVFHSAILGGMNGRRIDDFLAQTRLNLDPDEHVIFIYDGAPAYRNPAIRGPNSELRKLPPYSPFLNIVEQVVSALKAAIKADISRPEIQVQMNDRAEARREGLALGNYRTQLLLQALQKNIGTITVAKCGQWFRFMQTYLPRCINNEAIEG; this is encoded by the exons ATGCCACCCAGAAACCGAATCTCTCTGGAACAACGCGAAAGGATTGTCCGCGCCTTAGAAGATGTCCATGAAGATTATTTGGCAATCGCTGAAACTATAGGAGTAAACAGATCGACTGCAAGAG CCGGTAATTCACGACCGTACCGTAGCGAGAGCTCTCGAAGAACTTTAAGAGGAGAGAGGGCCTATCGTGAAGTGTGTGGTCAGCAAGGAAGAAATGTGACTGTGGCATTGGCAATTTCACCCACTAGTGGTCTAGTGTTTCACTCAGCAATACTCGGAGGCATGAATGGACGAAGAATTGATGATTTTCTCGCGCAGACAAGGCTAAATCTCGACCCCGATGAACACGTGATTTTTATTTATGATGGTGCGCCAGCTTACAGGAATCCTGCCATTCGCGGACCTAATTCAGAATTAAGAAAATTGCCACCTTACAGTCCCTTTCTCAATATTGTTGAACAAGTTGTTAGTGCCTTGAAAGCTGCAATAAAGGCGGATATAAGTCGTCCTGAAATTCAAGTACAGATGAACGACCGCGCTGAAGCTAGACGTGAAGGACTTGCCTTGGGAAATTACCGCACGCAGTTGTTACTTCAAGCACTACAGAAGAATATTGGTACCATCACTGTCGCCAAATGTGGACAGTGGTTTAGGTTTATGCAGACGTACTTACCAAGATGCATCAATAACGAAGCAATCGAAGGATAA